Proteins from a single region of Candidatus Hydrogenedens sp.:
- a CDS encoding M23 family metallopeptidase, translated as MHRIHAISYSTKNNITGKNPKTFSSLSSLSLLQTIQNTSFLNLLLDNIEAEISSNNFSDFLNTSNHSSFLLSYPKNLEVYTNFTNNTNSLSSLKNVMNSQTKVLKNFNQKLKNTYINSPNPFLNIVPSQKQVSSPFGWRNDPFTGKRTFHRGIDIAAPQGSPIYPIKAGIVEETGFSNSYGNYVRIKHEDGTSSLYAHNEKNLVKRGEQVDITTQIASVGSTGRATGNHLHLEILQNGRSINPQRYFDNIQYAKQNHHIETHG; from the coding sequence ATGCATCGTATCCATGCGATTTCTTATTCCACAAAAAATAATATAACAGGAAAAAATCCAAAGACATTTTCTTCTTTATCCAGTTTGTCTTTATTGCAGACGATTCAAAATACCTCCTTTTTGAATTTATTACTGGATAATATAGAGGCAGAAATTTCTTCTAACAATTTTTCAGATTTTCTAAATACCAGCAATCACTCTTCTTTTCTTTTATCATATCCCAAAAATTTAGAAGTTTATACTAATTTTACAAACAATACAAATTCCCTTTCTTCCTTAAAAAATGTAATGAATTCTCAAACAAAAGTTTTGAAAAATTTTAATCAGAAACTGAAAAACACATATATAAACTCGCCCAATCCATTTTTAAATATTGTTCCCTCACAAAAACAGGTTTCATCTCCGTTTGGATGGCGGAATGACCCATTTACAGGGAAAAGAACTTTTCATAGGGGTATAGATATAGCCGCCCCTCAAGGATCACCTATATATCCTATTAAAGCGGGCATTGTAGAAGAAACAGGTTTTAGTAATAGTTATGGGAATTATGTGCGGATAAAACATGAGGATGGCACAAGTAGCCTATATGCTCACAATGAAAAGAACTTAGTCAAAAGAGGAGAGCAGGTTGATATTACGACACAAATTGCAAGTGTAGGTTCAACAGGAAGGGCTACCGGCAATCATTTACATCTGGAAATCTTACAAAACGGAAGATCTATCAATCCACAGAGATACTTTGATAATATTCAATATGCAAAGCAAAATCACCACATAGAAACTCACGGATAA
- a CDS encoding SPASM domain-containing protein codes for MTNFIKKWKKNFYIKGTDEHWWADKLKTMFFRKVPDFPLTVQIQTRTGCNGACIFCPYTLSVEHVPKGTMSDELFKKIVHEIAQHKNTRRISPYLMNEPFLDPKILERSRYIKQTIPKSRIIITTNGSKLSTDVVDDLVRDNPFLHIFISMQGIEKEPYEETMRGSLKFEETKRNIEYLIQKRNEYCPKLKITITMVKTNLIDVDKAVNYWKSLGVNSKYTALENRGGNNFTFRKLNPGKAVQFKHCTRLFKQAYILFNGDMVLCCTDYFKKMVLGNVAESSIYEVWNSPRAIKIRQDFIRGDFSKNPLCASCLISSDEM; via the coding sequence ATGACAAATTTTATAAAAAAATGGAAGAAAAATTTTTATATAAAGGGCACAGATGAACACTGGTGGGCAGATAAATTAAAAACAATGTTTTTTCGCAAAGTCCCTGATTTCCCACTAACCGTGCAAATTCAAACACGAACCGGTTGTAATGGCGCTTGTATTTTTTGCCCCTATACTTTAAGTGTAGAACATGTTCCTAAGGGAACAATGTCCGATGAACTATTTAAAAAAATTGTTCATGAAATAGCACAACACAAAAACACGCGGCGTATCAGTCCTTACTTAATGAATGAACCCTTTTTGGACCCTAAAATTTTAGAACGATCACGATATATTAAACAAACAATTCCCAAATCACGAATTATTATTACAACAAATGGTAGCAAATTATCTACGGATGTGGTAGATGACTTGGTCAGAGATAATCCTTTTCTACATATATTTATTTCTATGCAGGGCATCGAAAAAGAACCTTATGAAGAGACAATGCGAGGAAGTTTAAAATTTGAAGAAACAAAAAGAAATATTGAGTATCTTATTCAAAAACGGAATGAATATTGTCCCAAATTAAAAATTACAATAACTATGGTTAAAACAAATCTTATTGATGTGGATAAAGCAGTAAATTACTGGAAAAGTCTTGGTGTTAATTCAAAATATACTGCATTAGAAAATCGAGGAGGAAATAATTTCACTTTCCGAAAATTAAATCCCGGTAAAGCAGTCCAATTTAAACATTGCACACGATTATTTAAACAAGCCTATATCTTGTTTAATGGGGATATGGTTTTGTGTTGCACGGATTATTTCAAAAAGATGGTTTTGGGAAATGTGGCGGAAAGTTCTATTTATGAAGTTTGGAATTCACCCCGGGCTATAAAAATTCGTCAGGATTTTATACGAGGCGATTTTTCTAAAAATCCTCTTTGTGCATCTTGTCTCATTTCTTCGGACGAAATGTAA
- a CDS encoding DUF1559 domain-containing protein — MLKKGFTLIELLVVIAIIGILAAILLPALARAREAARRSSCQNNLKQLGLVFKMYSNESKGERYPTIQIWQGDPAMPDDCNCRSSVEAFFNARTVYPEYLTDTNVMICPSDSTARTHVTVDGWWNRNGDPNLDEKNPCRFSAESYNYYGWAIMDADMVLPGQDVNDPAINETNAMNYFNPDFLTAILTILNNGYANWANNGDASLLDSDAKQGAVTVYRLREGIERFLITDINNPAASSKAQSEVWILSDDVNSQPEFMNHVPGGGNVLYMDGHVEFIRYPGKNPVSRLWACFLDSQTSGD, encoded by the coding sequence ATGTTAAAAAAAGGTTTTACTCTCATCGAACTGCTGGTTGTGATAGCGATAATTGGTATTCTTGCTGCTATCCTCTTGCCAGCACTTGCTCGTGCGCGTGAAGCAGCACGGCGGTCTTCATGTCAGAACAATCTTAAGCAATTAGGATTGGTGTTCAAGATGTATTCCAATGAATCGAAAGGAGAAAGATACCCTACGATTCAGATATGGCAAGGTGATCCTGCGATGCCAGACGATTGCAATTGTCGATCTTCTGTTGAGGCTTTCTTTAATGCACGAACAGTGTATCCCGAATATCTGACGGATACGAATGTTATGATATGTCCATCAGATTCAACCGCGAGAACTCATGTAACTGTTGATGGATGGTGGAATCGCAATGGTGACCCGAATTTAGATGAAAAGAATCCTTGCCGTTTTAGTGCGGAATCATACAATTATTACGGTTGGGCAATTATGGATGCCGATATGGTTTTACCCGGACAGGATGTTAATGACCCTGCAATTAACGAGACAAACGCAATGAACTATTTTAATCCAGACTTCTTAACCGCTATTCTAACGATATTAAATAATGGTTATGCCAACTGGGCAAATAATGGAGATGCCAGTTTATTGGATTCCGATGCAAAACAAGGAGCCGTTACCGTATATCGGCTTCGCGAAGGGATTGAGCGGTTTCTGATAACGGATATCAACAATCCTGCTGCTTCGAGTAAAGCTCAGAGTGAGGTATGGATATTGTCCGATGATGTTAATTCACAGCCTGAATTTATGAACCATGTTCCCGGTGGCGGGAATGTTTTGTATATGGATGGTCATGTGGAGTTTATACGCTATCCTGGAAAAAACCCTGTTTCTCGTTTATGGGCTTGCTTCTTAGATAGTCAAACCAGTGG